From the genome of Leptospira brenneri:
CATTCTCATAAAAAGAACCGCCGTATCTGGAAGGTGAATGTGATCACAAAGAAAATCTTTTTGGAAGACGAGAACCGTTGGGTTCGCGTAAAGATTTCTACACGTGCTTTGCGAACTCTTCGTAAAAAAGGTTTGAAAGTGGCAATCAAAGACCACGGTGGCGATCTTGCTGCTATCACTCCTAAAAAATACGTAGGAATCACTCCAAAAGCACAACCAGCAGCTTAAATTTTTTTAAGTTCGCTTGTGGATTGAAACAATCCAAAAAAACACCCAAAGTCACCGAAGTCTACCGTCTCTTAGAGGCGGAGTTCGGTGTCGTAGAAACCCCCCTTCATTTTTCTAAACCCTACGAGCTTGCGATCGCTGTCATTTTAAGTGCACAGTGTACGGATGAACGAGTGAACACTGTCACACCTGAACTCTTTCGCACCTTTCCCACTCTCGAATCCTTTGCCAAAGCACCTCTTGCGGCCATAGAGAAAAAAATCTTCTCCACTGGGTTTTATAAAAATAAAGCCAAAAGCATCCAAGGTTTTGCTCGTATGGTTCTAGATCAGTTTGGTGGTGAGATTCCCAAAACGATGGAAGAGGCAATTAAACTTCCAGGGTTTGGAAGAAAAACCGCCAATGTTGTCCTTGCTGAAATTTATGGAGTGGTGGAAGGGTTTGTCGTCGACACTCATGTCAAACGACTCACCAAGCGTTTGGGTTTCACGAATAAAACTGATCCCGTACAAATTGAACGGGAAATGATGAAGATCACTCCTAAGGAGATTTGCCGAAACCTATCTCTGTACCTAATATTTCTCGGTCGTAAGAACTGCCAAGCCCGCCGGACATTTTGTTCGACTTGTCCTCTCGCTTCCCTATGTCCTTCGTTTTCGGAGTAGGTTTTTCTAATCCTTCTTCTGTTTCCGATTCTTTTCTTTGTTTCCAAGAACGATTACGATCTGTTAAGTTGATCGATTCTAATTTATAATCCAATCGAATTAGATTTCTTTTGCGGAAGAATAAGTTCAATGTTCCAAGCCTTCCATAATCTTTGGGGCATTCGATTTGATGGACATTGGAAAGATAACGAAATCGGCTTTGCGGTTTTCCTTCTACAAGGAGGAAGAGAGGAAGTTCTGGATGGTTTTGCCATGGAAGGAGGGGGATTTTGGTTTCATCATCGGCACTCACATAAACAATCCAACCATCATAGTCTTCTATATTTTTGACATCGATGAGTTCTTGGATGGAACCTAAACCTAGTTTCACGGGGCCATGGTTCATTTCTCTTGGTTTTCCGAGTGTGAATCCATCAAAAGGAAATTCTAATGGTTTGTCTTTCGGGGTAAAAGGATACAACATGTATCCTTTCCCTCGTTTTAAATCCAAATCCATCTTTTCTCGTTCTACAAATCCAAGAAGGGAACTTAAGCCTCCGCGGCCTTCCTCATCCATCCTTGTGAAGAGTTCTTTGTCACAATGGAAAAAAATACGAAGGGGGCGGTCTTCTAAACTGGGATGGGCTCCTGCCGTAGAGATGAGGAGAAAAATCCCGAATGTAATGCAAGATGAGAGGAATCTACCAAGAAAAGAAAGACGGATATTCATAAATTAAGACCTTGGTTCTAAGAACGGAAGAAATCGAATCAGAATGAACCAAAAAACCTTCCGTCTGTCTAATCTAAGGGTAGAAAGGATGCCATGAACTTCTTTAAAAACCTAATTCTCTACGCTAAAATGGTCAAATTTTCTCACACACTCTTTGCTCTCCCTTTTGCAGGGATTAGTTTCATCCTAGCTTACCTTGAATCCACCTTGGATACGGGAGACCTCCTTAGGATTGGGGCCCTTGTCCTTGTTTGTATGGTGAGTGCTCGAAGTGCTGCCATGGGATTCAACCGGTATGTAGATTCGGAAATTGATGAAAAGAACCCAAGAACACAAAATAGAGAGATCCCTTCTGGAAAAATCTCCAAACTTTCGGCTCTTCTTTTTATAGGACTTTCTTCCTTCATTTTTATCTTTGCCAGTTTCTTTGTTAATAAACTTGCTTTTCTGTTATCTTTCCCGGCTCTTTTTGTTTTATTTCTTTATTCACTGACCAAACGGTTTACTCTGTTTTGTCATTTGGTTTTGGGATTTGCCATTTCTCTTGCTCCCCTTGGTGCTTGGATTGCCATCACAGAAACTGTAAATTTGGTTCCCATTCTTTTTTCATTGGGTTTACTTTTTCATATTTCCGCCTTTGATGTGTTATATGCCATTCAAGATATGGACTTTGATGCGAAAGAAAACTTACATAGCATTCCTTCTCGTCTCGGTGAAACGAAGTCTCGGATGATTGCTGTGATTTTACATATTTTCTCTTTTGTATTTTTTATTTTTGCAGGGATTAGTGCAGGGCTTGGGGTGATGTATTTTCTCATCCTTTCTGTGATTGGAATTTTGGTTTTGTATGAACATAAAATTTCTTACGAGTACAAATCCAAAGATTTGCCGATGGTTTTTTACCAAATCAATTCTTGGATCAGTGTGGTTTTATTCCTTGCGATTCTTTTTGATAAGTGGAACGAATTTTTATTAAAAGTTTCTTCTGGAATTAGTTTTCGATGAAACTCGTTGTGGGTCTTGCGGGAGCTAGCGGCAGTATTTATGCAGCCAGGTTCCTTCGTGCTCTCTATGAATTAGAGGGCGAGACTTTTATTACAGCAAGTCCCGCTTCTTTACGTATTTTTTCCGAAGAGTACGAAACAAAGGTGGAGTCGGCAGAAGACATTTTATCTTTTGTAGAAACCAAATGGAAAACAAAACCCAAACACAAGTTTCATATACGTAATTTTTTTGATATTGGGTCTGACATTGCCAGTGGTTCCAACACTTGGGACGCGATGGTAGTGATTCCTTGTAGTATGAAAACTGTCGCTTCGATGTCAGCGGGTCTTACTGAAAACTTGATTGAAAGAGCGGCCGATGTCACTCTCAAAGAGAGAAGAAGACTTATCATTGTTCCCAGGGAAACACCTTACAATAGAATTCATTTAAAAAATCTTTTGGCACTAGATGAAGCGGGAGCGATCATCCTTCCCGCATCCCCAGGGTTTTACCAAATGCCAAAAACCTTAGACGATCTTGGAGATTTTATTGCTGGAAGGATCCTGAATCTAATAGGTGTGAACCAAACACTTTTTCCTAAGTGGTTGGGGTAAAATTCCGAAAGTAAGCAGTTGGTTTTCCATTTTCACCTAAGCATACGTAGGTGATGTCACTTTCAATGACAGCAGACATTTTTCCCGTTTGCGGATTGTTCGTGATGGCCAAAGTCCTCGATGTGACGGAAGATTTTCCGTATTTTACGATTTTTCCATAGATTTGAATGATGTCGCCAGCCCGGGCGGGGGAGCGAAATACCACATTGTCCATACTCATGGTGACAATATTGGTATAACGAATTTTATTCATCACATACATTGCCATCCCTTCGTCGATCCAGGAGAGCATTTTCCCCCCAAAAAGATTGTTATGGTAGTTCAAATCGTCTGGTTGCACCAGGTGTTGGGTGACCAGTTCCATATCTCGGAGTTTGTTCTGAATTGTATCGACCATAAATACCAAAAAATATGTTTTCGATTTATTCGATACCAAAAACCCTAGAGAAAAGATTTCCAACCTATGCACTCTTATTCTCACAAAAACATTCTAGACACCCTCCAATTTTCCAAAGAGGACTTAAACTTCCTCATTGAAAAAACCAAACGAATGAATGCTCTTCATGAATCAGGGAAGGCATTCGGGATTTTGAACGGAAAACTTCTCGCTTCTTTGTTTTTTGAAGCGAGTACGAGGACCAGGCTCTCTTTTGAGGCTGCCATGGAGAGATTGGGGGGTAGGCTCATCTCCACAGTAGGATTTCAGTTCTCTTCCATTTCCAAGGGAGAAACTCTTTATGATACCATGAAGATGATCGAGGCTTATGTGGACATCGCCGTCATTCGCCATCCCGTGGAAGGGTCTTCAAGGATTGCGGCAGGGGCTGTGAACATACCTGTCATCAATGCAGGGGACGGTGCCGGCCAACATCCCACCCAAGCACTTCTCGATTTATACACGATCTTTTCTGAAAAAGGAAAGATCGATGGTCTGAACATCGCTTTTATTGGTGATTTAAAATACGGAAGAACCATCCATTCACTCATCAATCTTCTGAGACATTACCCGGTGCATTTGTATCTCATCAGTCCCGATGAATTAAGACTTCCTGAAAAATACAAAAAGAATTTGGAAGGGTATCCTATGACCTGGGAAGAAACGGCCGACATCAAAGCTTTCTGGGATGCAGATGTTGCTTACGTAACAAGGATTCAAGAAGAAAGATTTCCTGATCATAGGGAATACGAAAAACTAAAAGATATTTATAAAGTAAATAAGGAGCTTGTATTAGCTTCTAAAAAAGATACTACCATCCTCCATCCACTCCCTCGCGTGAATGAGCTTTCTACAGATGTAGATGATCTTCCAAATGCAGCATACTTCCGTCAGGCGAAGTATGGAGTGGTGGTGAGAATGGCTTTACTTTGCCTGAGTCTCGGAGTGGACTTTGACTAAAAAGATTTGGACTTTAGCAGAGGCAAGGGAAGTCCTTCCTTTGGTGCGAGAGATCACAAAAGAATATTATTTAAGAGCCAGCGTTCTTGCTGATGATGTGAGAAACAAACTTCTCCCAGAAAATGTTTTGGAAGCGAAAGAAGAAGAGATTGGTGAAATTGTAAATCATTGGACAAATGAAATTTTGGCCATGCAAATTGATGTCAAAGGTTTGTGGCTCGTTGATTTTGATCATGGCAGCGGGTTCTATTGTTGGACTTGGGGCGAAGAAGATGTGTTATACGAACACGGTTATCATGAAGGATTTAGATCGAGAAAACTCATAGAGGAAAATAAAGAAGAAAATGACTCAGATAAATGAAAACTATTTAAAATTGAAAGCAGGATATTTGTTTCCTGAAATCGGAAGAAGGGTCAAAGTATATTCCGAAGCCAACCAAGCTGCTAAAATCATTCGTCTTGGAATTGGGGATGTTACTTTGCCTTTGGCACCAACGATTGTGAACGCTATGGTGGACGCGGCCAAAGAAATGGGAGTTTCCCAAGGCTTCCATGGATACGGTCCAGAACAAGGGTATTCGTTTCTCATTCAAAAGATCATTGCACATGACTACACGGCACGTGGAGTCCAAATTGCTGAGGATGAAGTTTTTGTTTCTGACGGTTCAAAATGTGACTGCGGAAACATCCAAGAGATCTTTTCTTTAGATAGTAAAATTGCCGTAGTGGATCCCGTATATCCCGTGTATGTTGATACAAACGTGATGGCGGGTCGCACGGGAGAAGTAGGGTCTGACGGCCGATATGCGAATATCATTTATATGCCTGCTACCGAAGAAAATAATTTCGAACCTGATTTTCCAAAAGAAAAACCAGATATCATTTATCTTTGTTATCCAAACAATCCAACAGGGATGGTCGCAACAAAAGCTCGTCTTACGGAGTGGGTGAACTTTGCTAAAAAAATTGGCAGTATCATTTTGTATGATTCCGCTTATGAGTCTTTCATCCAGGATCCTGAAATTCCTAAGTCCATTTATGAAATTCCGGGTGCCAAAGAAGTGGCGATGGAGTTTCGATCTTTCTCTAAAACAGCAGGATTTACAGGAACACGTTGTGCTTACCTTGTGATCCCGAAAGACTTAAAAGGAAAAACAAAAGCAGGGGAAGAAATTAGTTTTAATTCTCTTTGGAACCGCCGCCATACAACCAAGTTCAATGGAGTGTCGTATGTGACACAAAAAGGAGCGGAGGCAGTGTTCTCTCCCCAAGGCCAAGTGGAGATCAAAGAACAAATTTCCTACTATATGCAAAATGCGAAGCTCATCAGAGAAGGACTCGCAAAAGCCGGATACACCGTATTTGGTGGGACGAATGCTCCTTACATTTGGTTAAAAACTCCAAAAGGTCTGAAATCTTGGGAATTTTTTGACGAACTTCTAAACAAAGCCCAAGTGGTAGGAACCCCTGGATCCGGATTTGGACCGGCGGGAGAGGGTTATTTTCGACTTTCTGCCTTTGGAAAGCGAGAAGACGTGATTTCTGCCCTAGAACGAATCCAAAAAATGTAAAATTTAGTCCTGGTTTTTCCTGTAGCTCCGATATATAAAACAAGGTAGAGCTATGGGAAAATGGAAATTCATCCTCTTTTTTGCAATGGTTGTGGGTCATATCTCACATATCAGTGCAGTATCTCCAGAACAAACGAATCTGGGTATTTTGATCTTTGAGAACAAAGAAAACTTAAATTTTATCAATGTGGCCCTTAGTAATTTGGCCCCTTCTCAAGAAGAAACTCCTTCTGCCCAACCGGGAACTGCGGCACCTGCTGAAGATCCTTCCAAAAAGAATTTGGATTTTGATTATTTCAAACTTCTAAAAGCAGCGAACCAATCTGATTTTAGTGGAAACATGTGGTATCTACAAAGTAACTACGTGTATGGATTTCGCCAACTTCGCCAAGCACAAGGGGAACTGAAAAATATTTTTGAAATCGTGCTTCAAAAATATATCGAAGATGCCAGAGCACTTCTAGAAGCTGCGGCTCCTACCATCATTCGTTCTAATGATAATAACGCCAAAGCGTTGTTACGTTTAGGTTTTCGTGATCTTCGTTCTTCTGAAGATCTTTATACTACCGGTCTTAATTCCAGCCCACACCAATACCGATACAAACTCACTCTTTACAAAGAAGGGATTTTGACACTTCGTCGTGCGAAACGTTTTGCTATCCTCGCGATGATTTATAGCAAAACTCCAGATGAAGACAAACCGGAATACCAATATCGTTCGAACGAAGATTTGAAAGATGCTCGTAATGAAGAAAAACAACGTAACTACGAGAAAGTAAGAGATACACTTATCAACTTTGTGGAAAACAAACGTATGGAAAGAACGGTTGTCCCTCCCGGAAATCCTGATGCAAAACCATTGGATCTTATGGAACAACATGATGACAACTACGGATTCATCACTTCCAAAAAGTTAGATTTACTTTTAGAAGCGAATGCACAAATCAAAGAGACCGAAGGTGCAAGACGTGAGTCTGTTCCTCCAACTCCTAAGTTTGATGAAAACGGAAAAGCAATCTACCCAGAAGAAAAGAAAAAATAATATGAAATGGATTACCAGTGTTATCATCTTTGTGTTTGCTCTCGGGCTTGTGGCCAAAACCACAATGTCGTACAGAGAACGTAAAAAACAATTAGATGGAAAAATAACACTGGTTCTCGATATCAAAGAACAGTTGAAGTTGGAGCCAGAGATTGGCAAAACTTCCATTGAGAACATTCGCACACAAATCGAAGAAACCTATCGTGGTGGCAACCGCATAGAAATGGAAAAAGCTCTTTCGATTGCCGAAGGAGACCTTCTTGTTACCCAAAGAAAACTTTGTCTTCCGATGGAAGAATCCGCAAACCAGCTCTACCAAAAGGCTATGGGACAATGGATTCTCATCGATGGGGAAGACAAAGCCGGTACAAAATCTTTAGAATGGGAAATCAAAGAGAAAATCCAAAGATACCTTTTGATGGCAAAAAGTGAAAAGGATCATGCAAGGGAATATTTTTTATCTGGGAATTACCATCTTTCATTACACACATACAAACGTTCGCTAGTTTACAGTCTTATGTCTTTACGATCGCAAAAAGCAGAGATTCCAGAAGATTACCAAGCCGCTGATTCTGTTTGGGTCCAACCGATTTGGATGGGTCTTCATAAACAAAAGCAAACCACGATTCAAGAAAACTAAAAATTTCGATTTTCACTGATATCAAATCTCAAAAAATGACTGCTTAGTGAAGTTCGAATCACTCTATCGTCATTTTTTGCTGACAAGGGCCACCCACCTTCCCGTGATTTCGGAAGAGGGTGAGTTACTTGGCCTTCTTTCCAAAGACCGTGTACACCGCGAGTTGTCTGATTTGGGAAGAGAAAGGGAAGATCTCGACGAAATTCCCGTAGAAATTTTAGAAACAGAACTTCACGAAAATCTATTACTCTTTTTTAAAGAATCCACACAGATTCCGGTCATTGGTCTTGATGGTGAAAAAAAAGACAATTGGGACAAACCCAGGTTCCTTGCCGCATTCACTCGTTTAGACACGAGCCAAGTTCGTGACCCAAAACTGGAAGAAATCGAATCTAAACTCGAAAAGAAAAGAGAAAATGCAGATTCTGTGCAATGGTTTATGGAACTCATCCTTTCTCATTTTCCGGACGGGCTTCTCGCCACCGATGTGAATGGCGCTACAGTTTTTTATAACGAAACTTTTGAAAACGAAATTCTCACAAAACCATTGTTTCGTGATTCTTTACAACTAGCAGAAAAATACCTTCACAATCTCAATCGGGAAGTCCTCGCTGCTTATTTAAAAGAACATGATTTGAGTTTGGGAAAGGATGCGGACACGAATGTCCTTTATACGAATTTAACAGATCTAAGGCTAACTTTACGAATCATTACCTTAAAAAAAGAAAAAAAGGTTTTTGGGTTTTTGTATCATTTTTCGCCTTCTTCTTTCGCCAATCCTACGGGAAATGGAGATTCAGAATTTCCCAATTTAGGAGAAGCTTTCCGCTCCAAACTTCCCTTAGAGTCCGTTTTGGAAGAAATGGAAGCGCATTACATCCATAAGTCGCTAAAAAGAAACTCGAATAATATATCTCATACTGCCACGGAGCTAGGTGTCCCTAGAACTACCTTACAGAATCGCATTCGTTTTTTAAAACTCTCAGAACGTTTCCAAAATGAGGCAAAAACGAAAACGGTAATCCCAAGGAAACGTGCAGAAAAGGCCGAAGAGAAACAAAAAAAAGTCACTGAAAAAAGCAAAACCCTTCCCACAAAGAAGGCCAAAACCGTTAAGAAACCAGTGAAATCTTCAAAATTAGCGACGAAAGCGAAGAAACAGAGCCCAAAACCAAGACAAGCAAGTAAAAAGTCGAAAAAAAGACGTTGACGAAAACAATCAGAAAAACAACTTTTTCATTACCGTTTGAGAAAACACCTCCGCACTTCGCTGTTTCACTTGCATACTTAACTTGCACAAATGGTTTCCCGAATTTAATCAAATACTCTAACAAATCAATGTAGAACAATCTATGGCATCACGCAAACAAGAAGAAATCCAAGTTAATCCTCCCGAAGAACCAACTGAATATACCAACGGCATCATGGACCAAGAAGATGGTTCCGAACCCCCAAAACAATTTAAGAAAAAAAAGAACCGTTATGAAGGACCAGTTCCTCCTCCACTCGACCTAGTCGAACTTAAGAAAAAGAACATCAACGAACTTGCTGACCTTGCCAAAGGTTTGGGAGTGGAAAACACTCATGGTTTAAAGAAACAAAATTTGATGTTTGCCCTTCTCCAAGCACAAACAGAAAAAGATGGGCAAGTCCATGCCGCTGGGGTAATGGAAAGGCTTCCTGATGGTTATGGTTTCCTTCGTTCACCTGACTACAATTATGTGCCAGGTC
Proteins encoded in this window:
- a CDS encoding UbiA-like polyprenyltransferase, whose protein sequence is MNFFKNLILYAKMVKFSHTLFALPFAGISFILAYLESTLDTGDLLRIGALVLVCMVSARSAAMGFNRYVDSEIDEKNPRTQNREIPSGKISKLSALLFIGLSSFIFIFASFFVNKLAFLLSFPALFVLFLYSLTKRFTLFCHLVLGFAISLAPLGAWIAITETVNLVPILFSLGLLFHISAFDVLYAIQDMDFDAKENLHSIPSRLGETKSRMIAVILHIFSFVFFIFAGISAGLGVMYFLILSVIGILVLYEHKISYEYKSKDLPMVFYQINSWISVVLFLAILFDKWNEFLLKVSSGISFR
- a CDS encoding endonuclease III domain-containing protein; this encodes MKQSKKTPKVTEVYRLLEAEFGVVETPLHFSKPYELAIAVILSAQCTDERVNTVTPELFRTFPTLESFAKAPLAAIEKKIFSTGFYKNKAKSIQGFARMVLDQFGGEIPKTMEEAIKLPGFGRKTANVVLAEIYGVVEGFVVDTHVKRLTKRLGFTNKTDPVQIEREMMKITPKEICRNLSLYLIFLGRKNCQARRTFCSTCPLASLCPSFSE
- a CDS encoding DNA-directed RNA polymerase I subunit RPA34 codes for the protein MKFESLYRHFLLTRATHLPVISEEGELLGLLSKDRVHRELSDLGREREDLDEIPVEILETELHENLLLFFKESTQIPVIGLDGEKKDNWDKPRFLAAFTRLDTSQVRDPKLEEIESKLEKKRENADSVQWFMELILSHFPDGLLATDVNGATVFYNETFENEILTKPLFRDSLQLAEKYLHNLNREVLAAYLKEHDLSLGKDADTNVLYTNLTDLRLTLRIITLKKEKKVFGFLYHFSPSSFANPTGNGDSEFPNLGEAFRSKLPLESVLEEMEAHYIHKSLKRNSNNISHTATELGVPRTTLQNRIRFLKLSERFQNEAKTKTVIPRKRAEKAEEKQKKVTEKSKTLPTKKAKTVKKPVKSSKLATKAKKQSPKPRQASKKSKKRR
- a CDS encoding UbiX family flavin prenyltransferase; translation: MKLVVGLAGASGSIYAARFLRALYELEGETFITASPASLRIFSEEYETKVESAEDILSFVETKWKTKPKHKFHIRNFFDIGSDIASGSNTWDAMVVIPCSMKTVASMSAGLTENLIERAADVTLKERRRLIIVPRETPYNRIHLKNLLALDEAGAIILPASPGFYQMPKTLDDLGDFIAGRILNLIGVNQTLFPKWLG
- a CDS encoding adhesin OmpL37 family surface protein codes for the protein MGKWKFILFFAMVVGHISHISAVSPEQTNLGILIFENKENLNFINVALSNLAPSQEETPSAQPGTAAPAEDPSKKNLDFDYFKLLKAANQSDFSGNMWYLQSNYVYGFRQLRQAQGELKNIFEIVLQKYIEDARALLEAAAPTIIRSNDNNAKALLRLGFRDLRSSEDLYTTGLNSSPHQYRYKLTLYKEGILTLRRAKRFAILAMIYSKTPDEDKPEYQYRSNEDLKDARNEEKQRNYEKVRDTLINFVENKRMERTVVPPGNPDAKPLDLMEQHDDNYGFITSKKLDLLLEANAQIKETEGARRESVPPTPKFDENGKAIYPEEKKK
- a CDS encoding LL-diaminopimelate aminotransferase, coding for MTQINENYLKLKAGYLFPEIGRRVKVYSEANQAAKIIRLGIGDVTLPLAPTIVNAMVDAAKEMGVSQGFHGYGPEQGYSFLIQKIIAHDYTARGVQIAEDEVFVSDGSKCDCGNIQEIFSLDSKIAVVDPVYPVYVDTNVMAGRTGEVGSDGRYANIIYMPATEENNFEPDFPKEKPDIIYLCYPNNPTGMVATKARLTEWVNFAKKIGSIILYDSAYESFIQDPEIPKSIYEIPGAKEVAMEFRSFSKTAGFTGTRCAYLVIPKDLKGKTKAGEEISFNSLWNRRHTTKFNGVSYVTQKGAEAVFSPQGQVEIKEQISYYMQNAKLIREGLAKAGYTVFGGTNAPYIWLKTPKGLKSWEFFDELLNKAQVVGTPGSGFGPAGEGYFRLSAFGKREDVISALERIQKM
- the pyrB gene encoding aspartate carbamoyltransferase encodes the protein MHSYSHKNILDTLQFSKEDLNFLIEKTKRMNALHESGKAFGILNGKLLASLFFEASTRTRLSFEAAMERLGGRLISTVGFQFSSISKGETLYDTMKMIEAYVDIAVIRHPVEGSSRIAAGAVNIPVINAGDGAGQHPTQALLDLYTIFSEKGKIDGLNIAFIGDLKYGRTIHSLINLLRHYPVHLYLISPDELRLPEKYKKNLEGYPMTWEETADIKAFWDADVAYVTRIQEERFPDHREYEKLKDIYKVNKELVLASKKDTTILHPLPRVNELSTDVDDLPNAAYFRQAKYGVVVRMALLCLSLGVDFD
- a CDS encoding acyl-CoA thioesterase, which gives rise to MVDTIQNKLRDMELVTQHLVQPDDLNYHNNLFGGKMLSWIDEGMAMYVMNKIRYTNIVTMSMDNVVFRSPARAGDIIQIYGKIVKYGKSSVTSRTLAITNNPQTGKMSAVIESDITYVCLGENGKPTAYFRNFTPTT
- the rpmB gene encoding 50S ribosomal protein L28, with the protein product MARTCVVTGKGTTAGNNVSHSHKKNRRIWKVNVITKKIFLEDENRWVRVKISTRALRTLRKKGLKVAIKDHGGDLAAITPKKYVGITPKAQPAA
- a CDS encoding DUF2203 domain-containing protein — its product is MTKKIWTLAEAREVLPLVREITKEYYLRASVLADDVRNKLLPENVLEAKEEEIGEIVNHWTNEILAMQIDVKGLWLVDFDHGSGFYCWTWGEEDVLYEHGYHEGFRSRKLIEENKEENDSDK